In one window of Candidatus Rubrimentiphilum sp. DNA:
- the accC gene encoding acetyl-CoA carboxylase biotin carboxylase subunit, with amino-acid sequence MFKKVLIANRGEIALRINRACRELGVKTVAIFSEPDRESLHVRHANEAFCVGPGPAARSYLSIPNIISTALITQCDAVHPGYGFLAENARFAQICADHGLTFIGPRADVIAMMGDKATARRVMKEAKVDTTPGTDILESVDRARRAARDLGYPVLLKATAGGGGKGMRVVAGPDELERAFNGAQTEAEASFKDGRLYMEKLIVSPRHIEVQILGDNFGNIVNLGERDCSIQKPSHQKLIEEAPAPHLAEKARESLLNMAMRAAKAVQYSNAGTLEFLVSGDKVYFMEMNTRIQVEHPVTEMPYNIDLVKEQIRIAAGEPLGYVQADLRPRGHAIECRINAEDSHNNFAPAAGTLTNVVFPGGPGIRVDTHVYSGAVVPPFYDSLLAKIVAFGETREAAIARMERALRETVIEGVNTTVEQCLEVLATDAFRNGHYSIDFLPGLMRRDDAA; translated from the coding sequence GTGTTTAAAAAGGTATTGATCGCAAACCGCGGCGAGATCGCATTGCGCATCAATCGCGCGTGCCGCGAGCTCGGCGTGAAGACGGTAGCGATCTTTTCGGAGCCCGATCGCGAGTCGTTGCACGTGCGCCACGCGAACGAAGCGTTTTGCGTCGGACCGGGACCGGCCGCGCGATCGTACTTGAGCATTCCGAACATTATTTCGACCGCGCTCATCACTCAGTGCGACGCCGTCCATCCCGGGTATGGATTCTTGGCCGAGAATGCGCGCTTCGCGCAAATCTGCGCCGATCACGGACTGACGTTCATCGGCCCGCGCGCCGACGTGATCGCGATGATGGGCGACAAAGCCACCGCGCGTCGTGTCATGAAAGAAGCGAAAGTCGATACGACGCCCGGCACCGACATTCTCGAATCGGTCGATAGGGCGCGGCGCGCGGCGCGCGATCTGGGATATCCCGTGCTGCTCAAAGCTACCGCCGGGGGCGGCGGAAAAGGCATGCGCGTGGTCGCCGGACCCGACGAGTTGGAGCGAGCCTTTAACGGAGCTCAAACGGAAGCCGAAGCAAGTTTCAAAGACGGCCGGCTCTACATGGAAAAACTGATCGTCAGCCCGAGGCACATCGAAGTGCAGATCTTGGGCGACAATTTCGGAAACATCGTGAATTTGGGCGAGCGCGACTGCTCTATACAAAAACCGTCGCACCAAAAATTGATAGAAGAAGCGCCGGCGCCGCACCTGGCCGAAAAGGCACGCGAGTCACTGCTGAATATGGCGATGCGTGCCGCCAAAGCCGTGCAGTACAGCAACGCCGGAACGCTCGAATTCTTGGTGAGCGGCGACAAAGTCTATTTCATGGAGATGAACACGCGCATTCAGGTCGAGCATCCGGTGACCGAGATGCCGTACAACATCGACCTGGTCAAGGAGCAGATTCGAATCGCCGCCGGTGAGCCGCTCGGTTACGTGCAGGCCGACTTGCGGCCGCGCGGGCATGCCATCGAGTGCCGGATCAACGCCGAAGACTCACACAATAATTTTGCGCCGGCCGCCGGCACGCTCACCAACGTCGTCTTTCCGGGCGGCCCGGGCATTCGCGTCGACACGCACGTCTATTCGGGAGCGGTCGTGCCGCCGTTTTACGACTCGCTGCTTGCCAAGATCGTGGCCTTCGGCGAAACGCGCGAAGCTGCCATTGCCCGTATGGAGCGGGCGCTGCGTGAAACGGTGATCGAGGGCGTAAATACCACGGTCGAGCAGTGCTTGGAAGTATTGGCCACGGATGCGTTTCGCAACGGCCACTATTCAATCGATTTTCTTCCCGGCCTTATGCGCCGGGACGACGCAGCTTAG
- a CDS encoding PBP1A family penicillin-binding protein — MRKALRYVAVALLLIVLFVAGSVAGLVAAYSRNLPDISRMADYQPARSTRLYARDGSLLATLYKENRIWLPIDKIPHLVRDAFIANEDHNFYKHHGVDFFGIARAGIADLSHHRVEQGASTITQQLARGLFYTPQQTIARKVQEALLAMEIERYYTKDEILERYLNLIYLGSNAYGVGAAAHTYFGRNISTLTLGQAAMLAGLIAAPSDYSPYVNLPLARERERHVLDRMVESGYITQAQADAAYAAPLQLTGLRPPGLQGFRDPWFTTYVVDQLEHTFGKQATYEGGLQVYTTVDPAVEDVAQSAIDWGVNAAKSEGIGADEAALVAIRPSTGEIIAMVGGTHFSLQNQFNRAWQAHRQPGSSFKAYVYTAAIDSGMPPTTVISDSPVSYPMGDGTQWAPQDDDFRYMGPISLRVALAQSRNIVAVKLLQLVGVDRVIQYAHRMGVESVLEPNLSLALGTSVISPLDQASGYSTLANQGVHVKPSGFRIVKDSLGNVVLDNLYPEQTEVISAGTAYVMTTMLEDVINHGTGNPNAIIGRPAAGKTGTTTNFRDAWFVGYTPDLVAAVWLGNDNYHPMSESYGGNIPARIWARFMQGALKNVAKHDFIIPGDEVQKVASCGGGYGPYEYFLTGTEPLTRCGQARALAKKEGITVFNGAADMPPAPTFSPEPTPAPPDPTTQP; from the coding sequence GTGCGTAAGGCGTTACGCTACGTCGCGGTTGCGCTGCTGTTGATCGTGCTCTTCGTAGCGGGCTCGGTCGCCGGCTTGGTGGCCGCATACTCGCGCAACCTACCCGACATCAGCCGGATGGCCGATTATCAGCCGGCGCGCTCGACGCGCCTCTACGCGCGCGACGGAAGCCTGCTCGCGACCCTTTATAAGGAAAACCGGATCTGGCTGCCGATAGACAAGATCCCGCATCTCGTGCGCGACGCATTTATCGCAAACGAAGATCACAACTTTTATAAGCATCACGGCGTGGATTTCTTCGGCATCGCGCGTGCCGGTATCGCCGACCTGTCGCATCATCGCGTCGAGCAAGGGGCGTCGACGATCACCCAGCAGCTGGCGCGCGGATTGTTTTACACGCCGCAGCAGACGATCGCCCGAAAAGTGCAAGAAGCGCTGCTGGCGATGGAGATCGAGCGCTACTACACCAAAGACGAGATTCTGGAGCGCTACCTCAATCTGATTTACTTGGGTTCGAATGCGTACGGCGTAGGCGCGGCGGCCCACACGTATTTTGGTCGAAACATCAGCACGCTCACGCTCGGCCAAGCCGCGATGCTGGCCGGACTCATTGCCGCGCCGTCGGATTACTCGCCGTACGTCAATTTGCCGCTCGCGCGCGAACGCGAGCGTCACGTGCTGGACCGGATGGTCGAAAGCGGTTACATCACGCAGGCGCAAGCCGATGCGGCCTATGCCGCGCCGCTGCAACTCACCGGGTTGCGGCCGCCGGGCTTGCAAGGTTTTCGCGATCCGTGGTTTACGACGTACGTCGTCGACCAGCTCGAGCACACATTTGGAAAGCAAGCGACGTACGAAGGCGGCCTGCAAGTCTACACGACCGTCGATCCGGCCGTCGAAGACGTCGCGCAAAGCGCGATCGATTGGGGCGTGAACGCCGCTAAGTCCGAAGGCATCGGCGCCGACGAAGCCGCGCTGGTAGCGATACGTCCGTCGACCGGCGAGATCATCGCGATGGTCGGCGGCACGCATTTCTCGTTGCAAAACCAGTTCAACCGCGCGTGGCAAGCGCATCGCCAGCCGGGTTCTTCGTTTAAGGCATACGTCTATACCGCGGCCATCGATTCGGGAATGCCGCCGACGACGGTGATCTCCGATTCGCCGGTGAGTTATCCGATGGGCGACGGCACGCAGTGGGCGCCGCAGGATGACGACTTCCGCTACATGGGCCCGATCTCGCTGCGCGTTGCGCTGGCGCAGAGCCGCAACATCGTGGCGGTGAAGCTGTTGCAACTCGTGGGTGTCGATCGCGTCATCCAATACGCGCATCGCATGGGCGTCGAGTCGGTGCTCGAACCGAATCTTTCACTCGCGCTCGGCACGTCCGTCATCAGTCCGCTCGATCAGGCCAGCGGCTATTCGACGCTTGCCAATCAAGGCGTGCACGTCAAGCCCTCCGGGTTTCGAATTGTGAAAGATTCGCTGGGCAACGTCGTGCTCGACAACCTCTATCCCGAGCAGACCGAAGTCATAAGTGCGGGCACCGCTTACGTCATGACCACCATGCTGGAAGACGTCATCAACCACGGGACGGGAAACCCGAACGCGATCATCGGACGGCCCGCCGCCGGCAAGACCGGCACGACGACGAACTTTCGCGACGCGTGGTTCGTCGGCTATACACCGGATCTCGTCGCTGCCGTCTGGCTGGGCAACGACAATTACCATCCGATGAGCGAATCGTACGGCGGAAATATTCCGGCCCGCATTTGGGCGCGCTTCATGCAAGGCGCGCTGAAGAACGTGGCCAAGCACGACTTCATTATTCCCGGCGATGAAGTGCAAAAAGTCGCCAGTTGCGGTGGCGGCTACGGACCGTATGAATATTTTCTCACCGGAACCGAACCGCTGACCCGGTGCGGCCAAGCACGGGCGCTTGCCAAAAAAGAGGGCATCACGGTTTTTAACGGCGCTGCGGATATGCCGCCCGCGCCCACGTTCTCGCCCGAACCGACGCCGGCTCCCCCGGATCCCACGACGCAACCGTAG
- the xseB gene encoding exodeoxyribonuclease VII small subunit: MADQKPGAFEEKVSRLEAIVKELEGGSVDLDRAVALFKEGKTLATECEKLLKGAQQQIDRAMEAAKTEEPGSSDEIPF, translated from the coding sequence ATGGCTGATCAAAAGCCGGGTGCGTTCGAAGAAAAAGTATCGCGCCTTGAGGCAATCGTCAAAGAACTCGAAGGCGGGAGCGTCGATCTCGATCGCGCCGTCGCGCTGTTCAAAGAAGGCAAGACGCTGGCGACCGAGTGCGAGAAGCTCCTCAAAGGGGCACAGCAACAGATCGACCGCGCCATGGAAGCGGCCAAGACCGAGGAACCGGGCTCGAGCGACGAGATCCCGTTTTAG
- the xseA gene encoding exodeoxyribonuclease VII large subunit: MQNSLFQQTPAKTPPLEPVQSVSKVVEYIRRIISLNKTLAGLRVRGEVSGLSRQPSGRTYFDLKEGNDILKCVAWANDATNLPPFKDGDEIIAGGDYGTWSQRSQYQLFVKSVELSGIGVLYAQFEALKEQFRKEGLFEPERKRPLPEFPRRLAVVSARGKGAEDFLQTVAERAPFIEVEFVETRVQGDGAQIDIAEAIDRASKLNVDIIVLTRGGGSYEDLFPFNLEPVVRAIVRAKHPVISAIGHTQDVHLSDYAADFTIGTPSNAAQYFGEIGDRYMTRVDRASSRIENSVHRILTTRAQAFDAAERGLVQTIQDHLRGQEQRVARLEKRLDAKSPQRPLTMQREALARLEFRLQQTGMSAIHAARQRFDVLCARFEGTNPDIPLTRGYAIVTFEGRAVRDAASVPDGARIEAKVQRGLLKARVEEKELDG; the protein is encoded by the coding sequence ATGCAGAACTCGCTCTTCCAGCAGACGCCCGCAAAAACGCCGCCACTCGAACCGGTGCAAAGCGTCAGCAAGGTCGTCGAGTACATCCGGCGGATCATTTCACTGAACAAAACCCTGGCGGGCTTGCGCGTGCGCGGCGAAGTCTCGGGGCTGTCGCGCCAGCCGAGCGGCCGTACCTACTTCGATCTGAAAGAAGGCAACGACATTCTGAAGTGCGTTGCGTGGGCCAACGACGCGACGAACCTTCCGCCGTTCAAAGACGGCGACGAGATCATCGCGGGCGGCGATTACGGGACGTGGTCGCAACGCAGCCAGTACCAGCTCTTCGTTAAATCGGTCGAGCTCTCGGGGATCGGCGTGCTCTACGCGCAGTTCGAGGCGCTCAAAGAGCAGTTTCGCAAGGAAGGGCTGTTCGAGCCGGAACGCAAGCGGCCGCTGCCCGAATTTCCGCGGCGACTGGCGGTTGTGTCAGCTCGCGGTAAGGGCGCTGAGGATTTTCTGCAGACCGTCGCGGAACGTGCGCCGTTCATCGAAGTGGAATTCGTCGAGACGCGCGTTCAAGGTGACGGAGCGCAGATCGACATCGCGGAGGCGATCGATCGCGCATCCAAGCTGAACGTTGACATCATCGTACTGACGCGCGGCGGCGGTTCGTACGAGGACCTCTTTCCGTTTAACCTCGAGCCCGTCGTGCGCGCGATCGTTCGCGCGAAGCATCCGGTGATTTCGGCGATCGGCCACACGCAAGACGTGCACCTGAGCGATTATGCCGCCGATTTTACTATCGGGACGCCTTCGAATGCGGCGCAGTACTTCGGCGAGATAGGCGACCGCTACATGACGCGTGTCGACCGGGCGAGTTCGCGAATCGAGAACTCGGTGCATAGGATCCTCACGACTCGCGCGCAGGCGTTTGATGCGGCAGAGCGCGGGTTAGTGCAAACGATTCAGGATCACTTACGCGGCCAAGAGCAGCGCGTCGCGCGCTTGGAGAAGCGGCTCGATGCGAAGTCACCGCAGCGGCCACTGACGATGCAACGCGAGGCGTTAGCGCGGCTGGAGTTCCGCTTGCAGCAAACCGGGATGTCCGCGATTCATGCCGCCCGTCAGCGCTTCGACGTGCTCTGCGCGCGTTTCGAGGGCACAAACCCCGATATTCCGCTTACGCGCGGTTACGCGATCGTTACGTTCGAAGGCCGCGCGGTTCGCGATGCCGCGTCGGTCCCGGACGGGGCGCGCATCGAAGCCAAGGTTCAGCGCGGGCTGCTGAAGGCGCGCGTCGAAGAGAAGGAACTCGATGGCTGA
- the nusB gene encoding transcription antitermination factor NusB — translation MPSRRMGRELALQALFSVEVGHRDPSEVLDEYLIASGDAAHRIFVKDLVLGTLEHTQESDETLAPLLQQWTIERLPTIDRLLLRMAAFELRHRPETPRPVVINEAVELAKRFSTEDSGRFVNGVLASVIRGNGSA, via the coding sequence ATGCCGTCGCGTCGAATGGGCCGCGAGCTTGCGCTGCAAGCGCTCTTTTCGGTTGAGGTCGGGCACCGCGATCCGTCGGAGGTGCTGGACGAATATCTCATTGCTTCCGGTGACGCCGCGCACCGCATTTTTGTGAAAGACCTCGTTCTGGGTACGCTGGAGCACACGCAAGAAAGCGACGAGACCCTGGCGCCACTGCTGCAGCAGTGGACGATCGAACGATTGCCGACGATCGACCGTTTACTCTTGCGCATGGCGGCCTTTGAATTGCGGCATCGCCCCGAGACTCCGCGGCCGGTAGTCATCAACGAAGCGGTGGAGCTCGCCAAACGGTTTTCGACCGAAGACTCCGGGCGTTTCGTCAACGGCGTCCTGGCTTCCGTAATTCGAGGAAACGGCAGTGCGTAA